ACATCTTTCTATGTTTGGAATTGGCCACTTTTGCGTTTGTTGTGCAGAGTATTGGTTATATGGTTAAGTAACCAGCAGTCTGTGCTGGTGGGCTAAATTTCGTACCATTCTTGAACCCTGGTTGGGGGCCACAAGTTGCTTGCAGGCCACTTTGTATAGCCCTGcgttaaaaatatttattaattagtgACAAGTTCAGAGATGGTACTGCTAAAATTAGGATAAATTTCCGTGCTCAGGATCACCAAAATTACACAGAAAAACCAAAAGTTATTAAAGAGACGCTTTATTTTGTTGCAAGATACTCATTTGTATCATTCTTCCTTGTCCATtttcctgaaaaacaaaaatagattaTTTAACACCAATTGTATAGGAGGTTTAAACATTTAAGTCAACTTTATACCTCAACAAATCCAGAAATGTTGAGCGCAGCCCCTTGAGTCTGGGCTTCCTCTTCAAGTTATCCTTTGCATGCCTTTTCTCCTGTTTCAATTCTTCCTCGTAACTCAGCCTCTTTGACCCATCTGCCCCCTTTGAAAATTCTAGTTTTGTGCGAATTACTGGCTGGACCTCTTCATCAGGCCCCGCCTCTGCATCCATCTGCATCTCAGAAGATACAGCTGGATCATCTGATGGCCATTTCATTTGTATCTTCTCTGCTGTGGCATCTGGCATGGCAACTTTTGGCTTTTCAACCAGCATGAGgttcacatttatttcagtgGGAAGCGAGAAGTCAGGCTGTGCCGCTTCTGTGTCAGAGTTCCCAGATCTTCCATTTCTGCTTTTGCTTTGAAATTCCTCAACCTCGTTTTCTTGTTGAGGGATCTGCAAGCCATCAGCTGGCGTTACCAGCTTCATGTCCCACTGTGAAGATCCACTAGGAGATTCATCCGTTTCGTTTGTGGGTCGAGTCAGAGAATTTCCATATGCGGTTGAAACTTCCTGAACAGAATAGCCATCTTGAACCAGTAACCCATCAGGCTGAGAGGTGAGATCTTGTCCTGGTAACCACATAGTCAGCCTGGCTGTTGGCTCCTGGCGCACCACTAAAACACCTTGTGAGGAGGACTGAAGCTCAGCTTGTGctggaaaagcagcagaaatgatGTCGTCTTCTGCAGGAGCGCTGGCCCTCATGGTGGTGGGTAAGGATGAGCCAGAGGCAGCAAGTGGCTTGGTGTCTGGAAGCGTGGGAATCAACTCCCATTCATCTACAATCATCAAGGGGCCAACGCTGACGACTGCCTTGGCCTCTGCAATGATATGGATGAAGTTAGGGCAAGAAGGCAGGGAAGGTaacattctgaaaaaaataaataattaaattcacCATCAGGAAGGTTCTTGATTGATGGGCCTTTACACTTTGACCTACAGCAGGCACAGACGTCCGCATCACCGCTTAGTTCCTCCCATCTGAAAGCAAACCATTACTTGACATCTTTCAGTTTAAATATGATCCATGACGTTGCATCTGCACTTGCCTTGAGCTGGTCATGTTGTAGTTGCAGGATTTGGATGCAACGTTGACTCCCTGATCTGACAGGACCACACTACAATGGATATACAGctggaggggagaaaaaaaaaaaaagaaaaacctacagATAAACTGAATATCATTAGTGCTTTCAGTTTTCCCAAACCTTACCTCAGCAATGAGATAAGATGTATTGAGCATGAACTTCACCACATCAGCTCGGTTGGTGGCTGCAAACCGAGCAACAGTATGTGGAGAACCCAGAGAGGATGCACACCTGCAAGGAAACAAATTTTTTATTAAGATGCATAGACTATGTAAACGTTTTCTTTCAAGAGCAGAAATTTAAGCTTTAGGTTTTAGAAAACACATCCAGACTTGGACCCAAAGAGAACCATTGTCAAACTAATGTGGCTCAAAGTTTATGGCAACTTATACAATAATTAGGGAGGAGATTCCAGTCTCCTCTGAACCAACtttcataaatcacaacagaaCTGAATGTCATTTTAATCCCACATGAGCTGCACTGTCACTCGTTTGACCCACTGGATGGCAGGGAGAGGGTCACTTAAACTGCCAGGCCATCAGTACTGGTACAGGCTTTGAATGCCtggggattttttattttatttattttttaaaaactccaaGTCACTATGAACAGATTATTAAGACAAAAAGCTAACCTAGACTGTTTCTGGGTTCTACATGGTGTATATAGTAGAAAAGTGTTTGGCTTCACTTTTACAGATTTTAAACACACGCACACCATTACGATTGCATGTCAAGTAGAGCCCTACTCACCCTTTATTTAGTATGACTGCGTGTCTCGGTCTAGTCTGGGGCTCGGGAGACGACGAGACAAAGCAGGAATGGATGAAAAGCTGCTGACCAGGTCTAGTTTCAGCAGAAACTTGCAGTCTGACCAACAGGCCTCTTTTGTAGACATTCGATTCTGCCGTATGTGTCCAGGATGCTGCAGGAGACAAATATTTGCATCTTCCACAAcccttcacccccccccccaagcagGATTGTATCGTTAGCTCTACTCACGATTCATGGCTTGGAGGTCAAATCTCTTCGCAGTCCAAGACGGTTGGGAGATAAAGTTTGGTTCTGTGTGAAACCTGGAAAGACAATGTTTAGGTTTGTCTCTTGAGCAGATAAAGCTGCTTGGTTTGTGCACACAACCCACCTCTTTGGTATGCAGGAAATGTGAATTGTTGGGAGCGTTTGCCAAGGAGTGGCTGGAGTTCTGAGATTCAAGTGGAGCGAGTTAGTGAACGCCTGCAAGCCGTTCTGGAGCTGCAAGATACCATAGCTTTAGAATAATTTACTAGTAGTACCAATAGATCAGAGATGTGCACAACTGACCACAGGGGTTGTTCCACATTGATCCAAGTTATAATCAAACACAAGATGACTCGGTTCCTCTTTGTTGCTGTAGCAGCCGTTGCCCAGCTGGATGTCCTCTGCGGTCAACGTGAGGCCGAACGCTTTCTTGTCGACCAGCAGAGTCAGTTTGGTTTCATCACAAGACACCTGGACCCTTGGAAGGTTCATAGTGGGAGGAAATTCGGCCAGCATGTGGAAGTCAGGGCTCCATTTCTGCCACGAGCTGAAGATGGTGTCCAACGGTGGAAAGTCCAGGTTTCCTTCAAATGGAAAGAGCCAATTATTATCAAACGGGCCAGGAAAATCCTGAGGAAACATGGCATCTTCAGGCCTCTGAAAAGACTGAACAGCAATAACGCCCCAAAGGACGCTCCAAAGAACTTGCTGTACTGTACCCATTGTGAGCCTCAAACTGGGCCAACAACTCTGGTTGTGTCCCAACGCCAGTGTGACATTAATAGAGTGATGAGGCAGCAGAGGCAGGTGTTAGCAATCAAGTCAATGAGATTCTGCTTGAGAcgagattttctttttcttgcatGACTCTCCTGCATCCAGTgactttgcattttattcatttgttttccaTTAAGAGTAGTTTAAATCAGGAAATTCAAATAAGGTCTTCTCATGTTATGCAGTTACAGCAATTTGAATTCAGTTCcaataaaaatgaggaaaaagttTGATTCAGGATTTGGGCATTTGTAAAGTGTATATCTGAAACAGAAAGcttaataaaggaaataaactgATTTCATTAAACCTTATTTTGGGTTCATTTCCTCATTCTAATCATGCCCAGGTTGGCTGttaaacttattttaaaacaagagtTAAAAAGGGCACATATCTGTCTCAGTCAGCTTGGATGGGAGGAACTGATAATTAATACAATTAAGGATTacacttatttttattcataccgAGGTATATTTACTcatgaatgaattaaaaaaaggctGATGCCAAAATAGAATTAAAGGTAGGCCTACTAACACTAATCTACAAACTCATTATCAAATGTTTTATGTATAAGAAACCAAACgttcaaaatattatttaaactcattcaaaatctaacttttatcaaaagcttTTCGGTGTCTCCGGAGTGGAAAGAAAGGACCGTGAAACCCAACCTGATAGAGGAAAGTTTGAGCCTGATAACCAGCAGATACAACATTTCTGAATTACCAGGGAAATATCAGCTTTCAACACTAATATCAGCACTAAAGAAGAAGATTTTTAATTGCCACACTCATGAGGACTGTTTGTGTCATTCCAAGTGTCTGACTCGCACAGTCCTGTCTCTCAGCTCAGCTGATGGGGAAATCTCCACACATGAAGCTGTTGTTCTGGCAAGCAGCCGACTCAGACCAATAGGCTGGCTCGGTTTCTTAACAAAGTCACGAACAGACAAACATATCTAAGGAgcagtggaaataaaataaaaaatacttcacataaaacagaaacacatgaCTATGTAATGGTACCAGAAAAGGActgtaaatgtaaacaaatcACAACTATAGATAAAATTTTGTCCCATGAATGAAACTGTTTTCACATTCAAGGTTTCAAACTTTTAATGTAGTGACAAGTTAACATCCACAGTCTAGAGGGCTGcttcacaaaaccaagataGAGGAATTAAGCAGGGATTTTTCAGATATCCTGGCTGAATTAAGCCTTGGCTTGGCTACACAGAAGCAGTGGCACATCAGATCAGGCTAACAGCCAGGTTTAGTTAATCCTGCTGCCTTCTCTGTTCAGTCAGTGGTCACACTGATCAGAAACCAATGGGTTTTATCATATTTATTATATTCTGTTTTcctatctatttttttaaacagtctgcATTAAAATACCACTGATATATATCGGTATTCATTCAAGtactattattttaaaattttgatgGTCGCCTGTActattattaactttattattattatccccGTGGGTATCGTTACTGTTCAGTTATGTTTTGGAAGACTTCTGATGTTCTAAGTTTGACAGAAAGGCCTTTAATAGACTATTACGTGTGATGAGTGGATTAGAGAAATAGCTGATAAAGGAGCAAAg
This Fundulus heteroclitus isolate FHET01 chromosome 19, MU-UCD_Fhet_4.1, whole genome shotgun sequence DNA region includes the following protein-coding sequences:
- the zpcx gene encoding zona pellucida protein C isoform X1 yields the protein MGTVQQVLWSVLWGVIAVQSFQRPEDAMFPQDFPGPFDNNWLFPFEGNLDFPPLDTIFSSWQKWSPDFHMLAEFPPTMNLPRVQVSCDETKLTLLVDKKAFGLTLTAEDIQLGNGCYSNKEEPSHLVFDYNLDQCGTTPVLQNGLQAFTNSLHLNLRTPATPWQTLPTIHISCIPKRFHTEPNFISQPSWTAKRFDLQAMNPSWTHTAESNVYKRGLLVRLQVSAETRPGQQLFIHSCFVSSSPEPQTRPRHAVILNKGCASSLGSPHTVARFAATNRADVVKFMLNTSYLIAELYIHCSVVLSDQGVNVASKSCNYNMTSSRWEELSGDADVCACCRSKCKGPSIKNLPDEAKAVVSVGPLMIVDEWELIPTLPDTKPLAASGSSLPTTMRASAPAEDDIISAAFPAQAELQSSSQGVLVVRQEPTARLTMWLPGQDLTSQPDGLLVQDGYSVQEVSTAYGNSLTRPTNETDESPSGSSQWDMKLVTPADGLQIPQQENEVEEFQSKSRNGRSGNSDTEAAQPDFSLPTEINVNLMLVEKPKVAMPDATAEKIQMKWPSDDPAVSSEMQMDAEAGPDEEVQPVIRTKLEFSKGADGSKRLSYEEELKQEKRHAKDNLKRKPRLKGLRSTFLDLLRKMDKEE
- the zpcx gene encoding zona pellucida protein C isoform X2; this encodes MGTVQQVLWSVLWGVIAVQSFQRPEDAMFPQDFPGPFDNNWLFPFEGNLDFPPLDTIFSSWQKWSPDFHMLAEFPPTMNLPRVQVSCDETKLTLLVDKKAFGLTLTAEDIQLGNGCYSNKEEPSHLVFDYNLDQCGTTPVLQNGLQAFTNSLHLNLRTPATPWQTLPTIHISCIPKRFHTEPNFISQPSWTAKRFDLQAMNPSWTHTAESNVYKRGLLVRLQVSAETRPGQQLFIHSCFVSSSPEPQTRPRHAVILNKGCASSLGSPHTVARFAATNRADVVKFMLNTSYLIAELYIHCSVVLSDQGVNVASKSCNYNMTRWEELSGDADVCACCRSKCKGPSIKNLPDEAKAVVSVGPLMIVDEWELIPTLPDTKPLAASGSSLPTTMRASAPAEDDIISAAFPAQAELQSSSQGVLVVRQEPTARLTMWLPGQDLTSQPDGLLVQDGYSVQEVSTAYGNSLTRPTNETDESPSGSSQWDMKLVTPADGLQIPQQENEVEEFQSKSRNGRSGNSDTEAAQPDFSLPTEINVNLMLVEKPKVAMPDATAEKIQMKWPSDDPAVSSEMQMDAEAGPDEEVQPVIRTKLEFSKGADGSKRLSYEEELKQEKRHAKDNLKRKPRLKGLRSTFLDLLRKMDKEE